AATACAGTCCCACATGACGACTCTAGCCGGTCGGTGATTTTAACTAAACTCGATATGTAATCCAATGTCAGTAAATATACATTCGTTTGGTCATGAAAcattaaaatacttttaaaataGAGATTCATTCTAGATCCAAACGCTCCGACGTCATGATAGCATGCCTTTTCTGTAGGGTTATGGAATTTgcatttaatcatttttataaATTGTTGTGagatggtgtaaaaaaaaaaataaaaaaaaaagatctccaAGCCGCGTTCAACAATAGACATTTTAAGCAGAGCACATGGTAGTCGAACAGAGCCCTACGGACACATTTTATTGATTAAGTATAAAACATGAGAATGCTACATTAGCTTACTGACCGTTTCACAGAGCATTACCTCATACCACTAATTTCCCCAAGCATACCGTATTTTGCTGCATTATTTTCGAAAATGGCAAGGAGCATCAAAATATGCAACGTAATAATTACATTCACTGTCCAAGGGGCAAACATACAAAATTGGTCGTACACACTTCATAAaaacatatgcacacacaattcattttctttttttttttactaaaaagaaaaaacaacatactTTAAAATGTCAGTAAACACAAAGTAATTGTTGGTTTAATCAAACCTATCCAGAGAAGGCGTAAAATCTGAAAAGAATGCAATATAAATGTATCttctacaaaataaaaaaaacaccagttCATcgacataaaaaaagaagaaaattggttttttttcctgacaaaAGTAGAgctaaatattttcaaaaatccTAAGGAGCATCAAAATATGTAACGTAATAATTACATTCACTATCCAAgggacaaacaaatacaaaatcgGCCCTATACACTTCATAAaaacatatgcacacacaattcaatttcattttttttattaaaaaggaaaaaacaacatactttaaaatgacagtaaACACAAAGTAATTGTTGGTTTAATCAAACCTTTCCAGAGAAGGCTTAAAATCTGAACATAATGCAATATACATGTATCTTCtacaaaacaaagccaaaaaaaaaacaccagtcCATcgagataaaaataaaaaaaaaagaacagttttttttttttttttccctgacaaAAGTGTAGCTAAATATCCCTGGCGGACTGTCAATATGTTCAGCACAGGTCACATTTCTCTCATGTGAAAGTGGAGCCGAAGATGAGAAGTTGTAGTTTCTCTGAATTGTCCACGTGGTCTTCAAGTTTCACTTCGACTGGGCTGCACTCACAGAGACAGCCAAATGAACTTCACTTAGTTGTAGATGAAGTtgaacctgcaaaaaaaatggttgggACGAATTACAAAAATTATTCAGACAACTATCAAAATCTCAATTCCATCTCTCATGCATAttttaatgacacacaaactgTCTGCCCACTAAAGCCCCAAAACGAGGATATGAAATATCTTCCTTTAGTGATGTCTAACATAATTATCTGCTCTATTTGCATTATCGgcagacacaaaacaaaatagaacaTTACCTGCTGAGGAGCTGCGGTAGGCTCGAAATGATGGGTCCATACCCAGGGGCGTTGTCATACAGCTCAAACAACGGGGCTGCCACCAGTTTATAATTTTTTGGGACAGCAAACAGTGCTGTAAACGAAACAAAGCGCACACACCACTCAAATTCTGTTGTCCTGAATACAGCTTTGTCGATAGACCCACCTTTTTCCTGCAGCTGAACCAGGAAAAGTTTCTTATGCTCCTTAGGTTTGGTAATATGAGCTGGAATGTAGGGATACTGCAAGGTACGCAATTATAGAGGGTAAAAAATGCAACTCATTTACTGGAAAATGCTTgctatgaaaagaaatgtggcAAACGTAGCATTTTATATATACTAGCTACTCAGTCACtgtgacaaataaaaatcttaGGATTCCAGTCGCCGTGAAGGACAAACCTGTGGAGGCTCAAAGTTGGGGCGCCACCAGTTGCCAATACAGTCATCAATCACCCAATCCTGCTTCACGCCATCCTGCCGCCCGAGAATCTAAAGCACATATAAATCATTATATAAACCCGAAAATTACTGAAGAGAGAAGTTCAACAATATGGGCCAGGCTGGTGACGTATTAGTGTCATACTTGACAATTTTGACGAAtagcaatatatatatattgatatcGGTGAATCCCTAATTAACGCTTTTGCTCAGTATATAGTGTAAATGACATTTGTAATCATTCCTACAGTCTACCTAAACATTCTGTGCACCCTTTACCTCAGTCATTAGGCGTTTCAGCCCTTCCACCTCATCTTCTCCAGGACTCAACTCCCCACCAGGCCTACAGGagagaaataaaacatcaaacaTGGACTCATCTGATGGTTACCCAAGAACACAAATTCCTCACAGCTTGAAGAAAGTAGTGCCCAGTTGCAGAAGTAGGACATGCGGCAGCCTATGCTCGTGGACGATAAGTACGCCCTCCACGGTCCTCCTCATTCCCATCTTGTCAAACTCCTCGCGCATCCGCTGGAATCTGGCCGCCACTGAGCTGTCCTTCTCATACAAAGGCTCCTTGGTCCCAAAGGTGTAGTTGGTGAGAGGATAACTAGAATACATGTTCTATCATTAGACTCCACAATGTTGTCCCCACAAACATAATAGTGTAACGATCGCCCTTCCTGAAACAATGCTCGAAGAAACGTAACCATCACATGCCCAGTAGTAGCGCGACGTGGCTATGCTAGACCTTTAGGTTAGAAACACACTTTGCACCAACTTGGAGTTATTTGTGAACAAATAGATGAACTCACAGATTGATAGTCCTCTCCAGGGTGAGAGGCTTCGCCGGGCCGGTCATGTATTTGCTTCCAAACTGAGAGGAACTCCCGCGCGGCCAACCTGTGCTCGAGCGATTGGGGGGCGCAACCGACATATCTTACGTGTGCACGTGAGATTAAACCTCCCTGCAAACGCGACTAAATCCAAACGCTTTTTTGGAATAGACGCAATGGACAAAATAGCTATGAAAGAAATACAGAAGACTACAATGGATAGTATTCAACTATTCCCCTCCGCTGTCGTTTCCGTCGTCAATTGACTTCCGGGTCAAATACGATTCCGGCTGCCGCCAGCGACTCTTGCTGGTTGGAGTAAGTAAGTACATTCATCAAATGGTAATTTACATGAGGCTAAGGCACGTTTACTCATTGTTAACAATTATAGTCTCTATAAATAACCatcaatgaattaaaaaaaaaaaaaaaaatcaaattgcaATCACCTAAGAATCTCAAAAGCAACTATTAAATACATTAAGCCCACAGTTCATAGCCTTTAAGCCCACGTCCTTTTCTACTCCCACTCCCAATGAAAACCATCTGGAAAACCCATTTGAGGAAAATGAAAGGAACCTTGATTCTCTTTTTATATTGTGGTTGCCAATCTCGTGAGCAACATCAATCACATGAAAGGATAGATCCTGTAAATGCTATTCAGTGTGAGTTTGGGGCATGTGAATCCAAATGTTGATATAATGTTGTTGACAACGTAGATTCACAATGGCTcttaacaataaaaaacagaaaccatccatccatt
The window above is part of the Syngnathus acus chromosome 3, fSynAcu1.2, whole genome shotgun sequence genome. Proteins encoded here:
- the nudt21 gene encoding cleavage and polyadenylation specificity factor subunit 5, giving the protein MSVAPPNRSSTGWPRGSSSQFGSKYMTGPAKPLTLERTINLYPLTNYTFGTKEPLYEKDSSVAARFQRMREEFDKMGMRRTVEGVLIVHEHRLPHVLLLQLGTTFFKLPGGELSPGEDEVEGLKRLMTEILGRQDGVKQDWVIDDCIGNWWRPNFEPPQYPYIPAHITKPKEHKKLFLVQLQEKALFAVPKNYKLVAAPLFELYDNAPGYGPIISSLPQLLSRFNFIYN